The Nitrospirota bacterium DNA segment CGAAGAGCGGCATGCGTTCCTGCGCGGCCACGGATTGCAGCAAGGTGAGGACTCGCTCTTCCTCCACCGTCTCGATGACGATCAGGGGGTGGGACGAGCGGATCAGGGTGCGGAGATCGTGGACGCTGGTTGAGAGAGCCATAGGAGAGGAATGCTAGCACGCGGCTCGCGCTGCACCAAGGAAAGGGCGCTTTGCTGCGTTGCGTTATGGCGTCGTGGCGGCCGGCGATTGCGCACAACGGAACCCGATAGTCGGGGAACGTTGATCCATGGGTGCCCCGCTGCGTGTGGCGGTGCGGAGCATGATCGCATTGCTTCTCCATGACCCGCCGCGCAGGCTCTTGTACCGGCCGCTGGTCGGGCCTGGTGGATTACGTTCCGGCATATAGGCGTAGTAATCGAATCCGAACCAGTCCTGCGTCCATTCGGCGACGTTCCCCGCCATATGATGGAGTCCAAAGGGGCTTTTCCCTACTTCGTTCGAATCCACGGCTGCGAGAATAGGGATTTCATGGACGTGGTGCTGGTCGAACATGGCGCGGGTTTGGTCGGGGTCGGCTTGGCCCCAGGGGAAGAGGCCGCCGTCCTGTCCTCGCGCCGCTTTCTCCCATTCCGCCTCCGTCGGGAGCCGTTTGCCCGTTGCGGCGCACAATTCTTTGGCCTCAGTCCAGGTGACATAGAGCGCCGGCCACCGGCTGAGGGTCTCGTCTGTCACGGAGTGAATCGTGATGACGTGCCAGATGAGCTTTTGCAGCTCGTTCGAGGGATGGAGTTTTCGCTGGTGGAGAAACACGAGATATTCGCCGAGGCTCACTTCATC contains these protein-coding regions:
- a CDS encoding formylglycine-generating enzyme family protein, which codes for MRCSRPGLVAAFALLLIAGQQQAEGAGAKSSPELARHLAGIAALAKPSPVITIPAGHFLLGSKRVDDDPYGHWTQFDDTELPQHRVWLDAYAIDRDEVSLGEYLVFLHQRKLHPSNELQKLIWHVITIHSVTDETLSRWPALYVTWTEAKELCAATGKRLPTEAEWEKAARGQDGGLFPWGQADPDQTRAMFDQHHVHEIPILAAVDSNEVGKSPFGLHHMAGNVAEWTQDWFGFDYYAYMPERNPPGPTSGRYKSLRGGSWRSNAIMLRTATRSGAPMDQRSPTIGFRCAQSPAATTP